The Cylindrospermum stagnale PCC 7417 genome segment AGCCAAATTTAAGCAGACGTGATAGGGTTTAGCTTCGCTACCCTCAACTTCAGAGGAAAGCAAATTACCGCGTTGGGTGACTGTAACAACAGCGCCCCCCTCATAATAAGCCTCACCCCGCTGGAAAGATTTAGTATTGGCATGACGCCGGATGGTAAATTCACTGAAGTTGAGCATAGACATGGAGCGATCGCCTGTATCCTGTGGATGAATTTTTGATTTAGCTTGCGTCTGAAGCTAATCGCTGTCAGAGAGATTTAATGTTTTCCGACGAATAAATTAAAACAACTACATAAACTTTAATATAAGGTTCAAGATTTAAACATCAAAGGTAGACTCAATCATCGTCAATTAGTACGAGCTATTGCTGTTCTAAATGCATATAAATGTACAAGTCAACTAAGTATAAATACAAGTTACATAGCTCTCAAATAGCTATTATTAGTCGGTGGTAGCCCACATCTAAGCGATACTCTAAGTGTAACCACGAGCAAAATTTAACGCTGGCTGATAGAATTTATGAGTGTGAAAACTGTGGTTATTTCCAAAATCGAGATGAAAATGCCGCAGTTAACATGAAAAATGAAGGGTTGAGACTTATAAAACTTTGATTACTTAGCCCGTAACTTGCACAGGCAGTGCGTTGCTCATGTGACCAAAGTTGTCGCAACAGCCGTAATGATCTGTACCTAGATGGTATCGCAGTCGCGACCATGTAAAGGGGAAAGAAATCGCCAAAATTACCTTTTGTCTAGATATATCTAGCTACTGGTAGTTTTGGGTAGATATTTCAAAGCAGTTGCACTTCATTGCTGGTCAAGTTGACAATAGATAGGCGAAGCACACGGGGAAACTAACGTGAGTCCTGGATTTGATTACGATTTAGTGATTATAGGCGCTGGCGTAGGCGGCCATGGCGCAGCTTTACACGCTGTAAGCTGCGGACTGAAAACAGCGATTATTGAAGCAGCAGACATGGGGGGAACCTGTGTTAATCGGGGCTGCATTCCTTCTAAAGCACTGCTGGCGGCATCTGGACGTGTGCGGGAGTTACGCAATGCCCACCACCTCAAGTCGCTAGGAATTCAAGTCGGTAGTGTGGAATTTGATCGCCAAGCGATCGCCAATCATGCAGGCAATCTCGTCTCAAAAATTCAAGGCGACTTAACCAACAGCCTCAAACGTTTGGGAGTCGATATTATCCGGGGTTGGGGGAAAGTAGCTGGGTCCCAAAAAGTCACCATCACTACAGACAACAAAGAAAAAACCATTACAGCCAAAGACATAATCCTTTCACCCGGTTCTGTCCCCTTCGTTCCCCCAGGAATTGAAGTAGACGGCAAAACTGTCTTCACCAGCGACCAAGGTGTAAAGTTGGAATCTCTACCAAACTGGGTAGCAATTATTGGCAGTGGTTACATCGGCTTGGAATTTTCTGATATTTACTCAGCTTTGGGCTGTGAAATCACGATGATTGAAGCCCTAGATCAGTTAATGCCAGGATTTGACCGCGATATTGCCAAACTTGCCGAACGGGTGCTGATTACCTCCCGCGACATCGAAACCAAAGTCGGGATCTACGCCAAACGAATTATTCCCGGTTCACCAGTGGTAATCGAGTTGGCAAATTTCCAAACCAAAGAAGATGTCGAAGTTTTGGAAGTGGATGCTTGCCTAGTCGCCACAGGACGCATCCCCGCTACCCAAAATCTTGGTTTAGATTCTGTGGGCGTAGAACTTGACCGTCGGAATTATATCCCTGTTAACGACAGCATGGCAGTGCTGTCAGCAGGTGAAATCGTACCCCATCTCTGGGCAATTGGCGATGCTAATGGCAAAATGATGCTAGCTCACGCCGCCTCGGCCCAAGGCATCGTTGCCGTAGACAATATCATCGGGCGGGAACGACAAATAGACTATCGCAGCATTCCAGCCGCCGCCTTTACCCACCCAGAAATCAGTTATGTAGGCTTAACAGAAACAGCAGCCAAGGAGTTGGGTTTAGCCGAGGGATTTGAAATTGCCACCAGTAAGAGTTACTTCAAAGGTAATTCCAAGGCCCTGGCAGAAAATGAAGCCGACGGTATAGCTAAGGTAATTTACCGCAAAGACACAGGCGAAGTCTTGGGCGTCCACATTTTTGGACTCCACGCCTCAGACTTAATTCACGAAGCCTCAGCAGCAATTGCCAACCGTCTAGCTGTTCACCACCTCGCCAATTTGGTTCACGCTCACCCGACACTTTCAGAAGTGCTAGACGAAGCTTATAAACGTGCTTTCGCTAGTTAGTCATTAGTCATTAGTCATTTGTCCTTAGTTAATAAAACCCTGACAAATGACTCTTGACTCTTGACTCTTGACTGCTGACTAATGACTAATGACTAATAACTAATAACTAATAACTAAATTATGCAAATCCGTCGTCGTTCGCCGAGCCAAGCTATTGATGTTTCCATATTGCGCTATCAGATTGCCCTGCCAGATTCAGCACCCAGAAATATTTTGGAAGAAATTGTGTGGCAAAAAGAAATAGAAGTTGCCCAAATGCGGGAAAAGCTGCCTTTGCATGAATTACAGAAAAAGTTACCCTCAGCACCACCAACCCGTGATTTTGTGGCGGCTCTACGTCCAGGTAAAACCAAACCAGCGCTGATTGCAGAAGTGAAAAAAGCTTCTCCCAGCAAAGGGATTTTCCGCCCAGATTTTGACCCAGTAGCGATCGCTTTATCCTACCAACAAGGTGGCGCCAGTTGTCTCTCCGTACTGACAGATGTCAAATTCTTTCAAGGTAGCTTTGAAAACTTATCCCTAGTTCGCGCTGCCGTAGATTTGCCCCTACTGTGTAAAGATTTTGTCATCTATCCTTACCAGATGTATTGGGCGCGAATTCATGGTGCAGATGCCGTTTTGTTAATTGCAGCCATCCTCAGCGATCAAGATTTGCAGTACTTCGTCAAAATTGCCAACAAACTAAACATGGCTTCGTTGATTGAAGTCCACAGCTTGGCAGAACTTGACCGAGTATTAGCCTTAGATGGTGTCTCTTTAGTGGGAATCAATAATCGCAACTTAGAAGATTTCTCAGTTGACTTGCAAACTACTTGTCAACTACTCGCCGATAGGAATAAACAGTTGCAAGAACGCAACATTTTAGTAGTTAGTGAGTCAGGACTGCATCACCCAGAAGATATCAATTTAGTAGACAAAGCAGGTGCATCCGCTGTACTTATTGGTGAATCCTTAGTAAAACAACCAGACCCCAGCGTAGGGATTACTAATCTCTTCGGCAAATCTTCTTCCCCTGCTTAAGCCCCGCTATCAGCAATAATTTTTTTCCTGTGTGACAATTCATTTGGCAGGAGATAAACTCTGACTAAGACAAAATCCCCTTTCTTTGAAATCTCTTTCTTAACTTCATGGAGCAAATCCCTTTACCTTCACCTATCCACTACGAACTTATACTTCAACTCTTAGAAAGACAAACCATGTTAGCAGTAGGTCAAAATCCAGATTTACGGCATCAGGTGAATCAGCTAATTATCACCATGCGAAAAGCTGCGGTGCAACAAAAGCGACTAGAAGAAATTTGCCAGGGTTCCTCCATGACAGTTGACCATCGTTGGTCGATTAACCATCACAAGGCAGAAAAAGTCATTACCCCCGATTGATTTTGCACCTTTTTGTCAGGGGTTCAACGGCATCTGCGTTCCCGTGAGTGGCAATCAGCAACTCAACCAACGTTGGCTAAAGTTGCTTTGATTGTTTCATTACTTAGCTAAATATACTGTTTATATAGATAATATTTATACGGATTATCACCGAGCCAGAAATTAGGACTTACCCATCAAAGACGAATCTAGTCGGCAATTCCTGAATCTAGGGGAAATTAAAGTCGTGAAAAATTTATAATTTTATCTGGTGGGGGAAGTTTGCGTCTTCAGATAGTGCCGACAAACACGGATGTTGATACAATTTGCTAACTAATTGTACCTGTGTTCCAATTTGTGAGATTCTAGATAGGCACTTTTTCAGAACTTTAAACAGACTGGTTAATAAATTTGATGTCTGCTACCTACTAGCCTAAATAAAACATCCCCCCGCAATTTTGACTTTTATTTGAAATTAGGACACACATAACATGGACAATAAGCTGATGCTAATGATTCCTGGCCCCACTCCGGTGCCAGAAGCTGCCCTACTGGCATTAGCCAAACACCCGATTGGACACCGCACCAGTGAATTTAGCAACATAATGGCGGAGGTGACAGAAAACCTCAAATGGTTGCACCAAACTCAACATGATGTACAGATGCTGAATGTCAGCGGTACCGGTGCTGTGGAAGCTGGGATAATTAATTTTCTCTCTCCAGGCGATCGCATTTTAGTTGGTTCTAACGGTAAGTTTGGTGAACGCTGGGTAGAAGTTGGTGAAGCCTTTGGTTTGAATGTCGAAACAGTGACGGCTGAATGGGGAAAACCCTTAGACCCAGCGCAGTTCGCCGAAAAACTAGCAGCTGATAAAGATAAGCAAATCAAAGCCGTGATCATCACCCACAGCGAAACCTCAACAGGTGTGATCAATGACCTGGAAGCAATCAACCGCCACGTCAAAGCCCACGGTGAAGCCCTAATAATTGTTGACGCTGTCACTAGCTTGGGTGCGTTTAACGTGCCTGTGGATGCTTGGGGTTTAGATGTCGTCGCCTCTGGTTCCCAAAAAGGCTACATGATACCCCCTGGATTGGGCTTTGTTTCTGTCAGCCCCAAAGCTTGGGAAGCTTACAAAACTGCAAAGTTGCCGAAATATTATCTAGATTTAGGCAAATACCGCAAAGCCACACCAAAAAATACTACCCCCTTTACACCACCAGTCAACTTGATCGTAGCGCTGCACACCACCTTAGGCATGATGAAAGCTGAAGGTTTGGAGTCAATATTTACTCGCCACCAGCGACTTAAGAATGCTACCCGCGCCGGGATTCAAGGGATGAATTTGCCCTTGTTTGCCGCAGATGATGCCGCCAGTCCAGCAATTACCGCTGTCGCACCCCAAGGAATCGAATCAGATAAGATTCGGTCGTTGATGAAAAAACGCTTTGATATTGCCCTCGCCGGCGGTCAAGACCATTTGTCAAACAAGATTTTCCGCATTGGTCACTTGGGTTTTGTGAGCGATCGCGATATCCTAAGCTGCATAGCATCCCTAGAAGTAGTCCTTTTAGAACTTGGCTATGAAGGCTTCACCCCTGGAGGTGGTGTAGCAGCAGCAGCTAGAGTATTGAGTCAGTCCTGAGTATTCTTGACAATCCCCTGCCTGGGTAAGTTTTACTTCGCTCACTTACTCACTCCGAAAGGCAGGGGATTCTAGATTCTTCCTAGTTATTAAGTAGGTGGGCTGAATTAAATATAAAACCACTGTAGGGTGTATTAGTAATAAATAGTAATGCAATTGCGAATAATTACGTAAAAAGTAACACCAACTACACTATCTTCGCTAAACGGTTGGGCGCTAAATCAGTTACAGCACTTCCTCCTGTTATCAGGTACATTTTTCATCACCAAGCCTGTAGGGGCGGGGTTTCCCCGCCCTCGATTGTATTGCATTCGACCGGGAACCGCTGTATTTGCGATCGCCAAGGAATTTGTACTCATATTCCCCAAGCAGAAAATCCAGAACTTGCAAGCAAAAATCAAAAAAATCTGTGCGCTGTAGCACTACCAACTCGTCAGCAACAGGATTTACTTTGGGTTTGGCCAGATGCCAAATCAAGCCAACAAGCTATCGATACACCATTACCTTTGTCATCCCAAGTAGATGCAAGCAAAGGGTTTGTTTGGTCTTCTTTTGTACGGGATTTAGAATATGATTGGCAAACTCTTGTAGAAAATGTGGCAGATCCTAGCCATGTTCCTTTTTCTCATCACCGCGTGCAGGGCGATGTCTAACGACAAGCCGCTTTGCGTCTACGCAAACAAGCAAGACCAATCCCGCTCAAAATTGTGCAATCAACACCTAATTTGATTGAAGCGACTACAGAAGAAGGTTTACAAAGAACAATCACTTTTGAACCACCTTGTCGCTTGGAGTATGCGATTGGTTTAGGCAATGATGGCAAACAAGTGGGGCTTGTCACCTACTGTATACCTGTATCTCCAGGTAAGTCCAGAATTGTCGTTCATTTTACCCGTAACTTTGCCAAAACACTCCATTATTTCACACCCCGTTGGTGGGGTCACCTCAGCGAACGCAATCTGGTTCTCGATGGAGATATGGTTCTTCTACAGCAGCAAGAATATTTTCTCCAACAAACACAATCTACTGAAAGCTGGAAAACTGCCTATCAGCTACCTACAAGTGCAGACCGTTTAGTAATAGAGTTTAGGAATTGGTTTGATCGCTATTGTCACGGACAACTACCTTGGAGCGAAGTTGGAATCAATGTTCCACCAACACGTAATATCAATAGCGATCGCCAACAAATCCTTGATCGCTACAAACAACACACCCAGCATTGTCATAGCTGTCGA includes the following:
- the lpdA gene encoding dihydrolipoyl dehydrogenase, yielding MSPGFDYDLVIIGAGVGGHGAALHAVSCGLKTAIIEAADMGGTCVNRGCIPSKALLAASGRVRELRNAHHLKSLGIQVGSVEFDRQAIANHAGNLVSKIQGDLTNSLKRLGVDIIRGWGKVAGSQKVTITTDNKEKTITAKDIILSPGSVPFVPPGIEVDGKTVFTSDQGVKLESLPNWVAIIGSGYIGLEFSDIYSALGCEITMIEALDQLMPGFDRDIAKLAERVLITSRDIETKVGIYAKRIIPGSPVVIELANFQTKEDVEVLEVDACLVATGRIPATQNLGLDSVGVELDRRNYIPVNDSMAVLSAGEIVPHLWAIGDANGKMMLAHAASAQGIVAVDNIIGRERQIDYRSIPAAAFTHPEISYVGLTETAAKELGLAEGFEIATSKSYFKGNSKALAENEADGIAKVIYRKDTGEVLGVHIFGLHASDLIHEASAAIANRLAVHHLANLVHAHPTLSEVLDEAYKRAFAS
- the trpC gene encoding indole-3-glycerol phosphate synthase TrpC → MQIRRRSPSQAIDVSILRYQIALPDSAPRNILEEIVWQKEIEVAQMREKLPLHELQKKLPSAPPTRDFVAALRPGKTKPALIAEVKKASPSKGIFRPDFDPVAIALSYQQGGASCLSVLTDVKFFQGSFENLSLVRAAVDLPLLCKDFVIYPYQMYWARIHGADAVLLIAAILSDQDLQYFVKIANKLNMASLIEVHSLAELDRVLALDGVSLVGINNRNLEDFSVDLQTTCQLLADRNKQLQERNILVVSESGLHHPEDINLVDKAGASAVLIGESLVKQPDPSVGITNLFGKSSSPA
- a CDS encoding DUF5340 domain-containing protein, with protein sequence MEQIPLPSPIHYELILQLLERQTMLAVGQNPDLRHQVNQLIITMRKAAVQQKRLEEICQGSSMTVDHRWSINHHKAEKVITPD
- a CDS encoding pyridoxal-phosphate-dependent aminotransferase family protein, encoding MDNKLMLMIPGPTPVPEAALLALAKHPIGHRTSEFSNIMAEVTENLKWLHQTQHDVQMLNVSGTGAVEAGIINFLSPGDRILVGSNGKFGERWVEVGEAFGLNVETVTAEWGKPLDPAQFAEKLAADKDKQIKAVIITHSETSTGVINDLEAINRHVKAHGEALIIVDAVTSLGAFNVPVDAWGLDVVASGSQKGYMIPPGLGFVSVSPKAWEAYKTAKLPKYYLDLGKYRKATPKNTTPFTPPVNLIVALHTTLGMMKAEGLESIFTRHQRLKNATRAGIQGMNLPLFAADDAASPAITAVAPQGIESDKIRSLMKKRFDIALAGGQDHLSNKIFRIGHLGFVSDRDILSCIASLEVVLLELGYEGFTPGGGVAAAARVLSQS